In the genome of Candidatus Methylomirabilota bacterium, one region contains:
- a CDS encoding glycosyltransferase family 2 protein encodes MSHPHISLIIPIYNEEALIEPLLERSIHVLNSMTEDFEIIAVDDGSTDHSLRTLREYHDKDNRMKVLVLSRNFGHQAAYTAGYHYAKGDYIAMMDGDLQDPPELLKDMYDRLITTDCDIVSAKRIHRQEKFTRRLLAKSFHFVFARLSAMQRLVDVGNFSLFNRKALSAMLSFHEKHRYLPGLRSLIGFNHEYVEYSRQDRPTGRSRMTVRMLFRLAFDAFFSFSDLPIKACLWTGLFGIVLLVFATLYILISKVVGLAPLGWSSTLLSIYFLASVQLLFLGIIGEYISRIYRETQNRPIFIVQEYID; translated from the coding sequence ATGTCACATCCGCATATCAGCCTCATTATTCCTATTTATAATGAGGAAGCCCTGATTGAACCGCTTCTCGAAAGGTCTATCCATGTCCTGAATAGCATGACTGAGGATTTTGAAATCATCGCCGTCGATGATGGAAGCACGGACCACAGTCTCCGCACGTTGCGCGAATACCACGACAAAGATAACCGAATGAAGGTCTTAGTCCTTTCCAGAAACTTTGGTCACCAAGCCGCCTATACCGCAGGGTACCACTATGCGAAAGGGGACTACATCGCCATGATGGACGGCGATCTGCAAGACCCCCCAGAGTTATTAAAAGATATGTACGATCGTCTCATCACCACAGATTGCGATATCGTATCTGCCAAGAGGATCCACCGGCAAGAAAAGTTCACAAGACGCTTATTGGCAAAGTCCTTTCATTTTGTTTTTGCACGCTTATCAGCAATGCAACGCCTTGTGGATGTTGGCAATTTCTCTCTGTTCAATCGAAAGGCCTTATCCGCGATGTTATCATTTCACGAAAAACACAGGTACTTACCGGGATTGAGATCTCTGATCGGGTTCAACCACGAGTATGTCGAATATTCCAGGCAGGACCGACCGACTGGCAGGTCAAGAATGACTGTTCGAATGCTGTTCAGGTTAGCCTTCGATGCCTTTTTTTCATTTTCGGACCTTCCGATCAAGGCGTGCTTGTGGACAGGGTTATTCGGCATCGTTTTACTTGTGTTTGCAACGCTATACATACTAATCAGCAAAGTTGTAGGACTTGCCCCCCTGGGCTGGTCATCGACGTTATTGAGCATCTACTTTCTTGCTTCGGTCCAGCTGCTATTCCTCGGCATCATCGGCGAATACATTTCGAGAATCTACAGAGAAACGCAGAACAGACCCATCTTTATAGTCCAAGAGTATATAGACTAA
- a CDS encoding carboxymuconolactone decarboxylase family protein — translation MGKLPPAYKHFQEAFRRVWKAYDHMGAAVHQEGPLRPKCRELIKLGIAIGGRLEGAVKAHTRLAIEQGASAEDSIRWRSWPSPRPVSPRRW, via the coding sequence ATGGGGAAACTACCGCCAGCCTACAAGCACTTTCAAGAGGCCTTCCGGCGGGTGTGGAAGGCTTATGATCATATGGGCGCGGCAGTCCACCAGGAGGGGCCACTCAGGCCGAAGTGCCGAGAACTGATCAAGCTGGGGATCGCGATTGGCGGCCGTCTGGAGGGGGCGGTCAAGGCCCACACCCGCTTGGCCATCGAGCAGGGGGCCAGTGCGGAGGATTCCATCAGGTGGCGCTCCTGGCCATCACCACGTCCGGTTTCCCCACGGCGATGGTAG
- a CDS encoding FAD-dependent oxidoreductase, whose translation MQERNGHLVVMVGAGPAALYATAKLTEKGHTVMILNRDIKPGGLAEYGIYPSKHQMKEGLRKHFRRILADPRVVYFGNVQVGAAAAVSLSDLKDLKPSAIVVGAGAQGTKSLGLPGDEGPSVYHAKDLVYHFNLLPPFSEKDFPMGDRVVIIGVGNVMVDIAHYLVTVRKVPEVMAVARRGPKERAYDDREMRAVAWNIDKEALTAELERIRARLEPLGQDMDTLYKELTKDCHVELKGGKSPTRLTFRFLSSPKRVIRDETGRIVALEIEENTLVDRGGKLAAKGLGEMMELPVDTVVFAVGDVVDHDLGLAAIKGGWGYTTNPTPDPQDPEAAPYQAYDPEAEQFIDGVFVIGWSRNASEGVIGKAKLDGEKGASVINRFLAAVPGLSRREIYERIGTVYHRLREESVPVVHKGLWRILEQVEWEEAGKRGLKEFKFGTNNEMLQAIGEKVIKRQQA comes from the coding sequence ATGCAGGAGCGGAACGGACATCTCGTCGTCATGGTAGGGGCCGGACCTGCGGCCCTGTATGCCACCGCCAAGCTCACCGAGAAGGGGCATACCGTCATGATCCTGAACCGGGATATCAAACCGGGGGGGTTGGCGGAGTATGGCATCTACCCGTCGAAGCACCAGATGAAGGAAGGCCTGCGGAAGCACTTTCGGCGGATCCTCGCTGATCCCCGGGTCGTGTACTTTGGCAACGTCCAGGTGGGGGCGGCGGCGGCCGTGAGTCTCAGCGATCTCAAGGATCTGAAACCGAGCGCGATCGTCGTTGGGGCCGGGGCCCAGGGGACGAAGTCGTTAGGCCTTCCTGGGGACGAAGGGCCATCCGTGTATCATGCCAAGGATCTGGTCTATCACTTCAATCTCCTCCCTCCCTTTAGTGAGAAAGACTTTCCCATGGGTGACCGCGTGGTCATCATCGGCGTCGGCAATGTCATGGTGGATATCGCCCACTATCTGGTCACGGTCCGTAAGGTTCCTGAGGTGATGGCCGTAGCTCGGCGAGGACCGAAAGAGCGGGCTTATGATGACCGCGAGATGCGGGCCGTCGCCTGGAACATCGACAAGGAGGCGTTAACGGCGGAGCTCGAGCGGATTCGAGCCCGGCTCGAACCGCTTGGCCAGGACATGGACACCCTCTATAAAGAGTTGACCAAGGACTGTCATGTTGAGCTAAAGGGGGGCAAGAGTCCGACCCGTCTCACCTTTCGCTTTCTCTCGTCACCGAAGCGGGTCATCCGGGATGAGACCGGGCGCATAGTCGCCCTGGAGATAGAAGAAAACACGTTAGTCGACCGAGGCGGCAAGCTGGCCGCCAAGGGTTTGGGCGAGATGATGGAGCTTCCGGTGGACACGGTGGTCTTTGCCGTCGGGGACGTCGTGGACCACGACCTCGGTCTTGCCGCCATTAAGGGAGGCTGGGGCTATACGACTAATCCCACCCCGGATCCTCAGGACCCTGAGGCGGCACCCTATCAAGCCTATGACCCCGAGGCCGAGCAGTTCATAGATGGCGTCTTTGTCATCGGCTGGTCGCGGAACGCCAGCGAGGGAGTGATCGGCAAAGCGAAGCTCGACGGGGAAAAGGGGGCATCTGTTATCAACCGCTTCCTGGCCGCGGTCCCCGGGCTCTCTCGCCGGGAGATCTACGAGCGGATTGGCACCGTGTATCACCGTCTTCGGGAGGAGTCGGTCCCGGTGGTCCATAAGGGACTCTGGCGTATTCTGGAGCAGGTCGAGTGGGAGGAGGCCGGCAAGCGGGGCCTCAAGGAGTTTAAGTTCGGCACCAACAATGAAATGCTTCAGGCCATTGGGGAAAAGGTGATAAAGAGGCAGCAAGCTTAA